From the Anaerolineales bacterium genome, the window GGTCAACGGCCTGCCCCCCTACGAGAACCGAATCCGCCAGGCGATGATCATGGGGGTGGTCTTCGGACAGCGGACGCAATTATGGTGGGACCTGCCGGTGATCGAATCCTTCAAGATCCTGCGAGAGGTCTATCGGATCGATCAGAAAATGTTCGACGAGCACCTGGGGATGTTCAACGAACTGGTGGGATTGAAGGCACTGCACTCCCAGCAGGTTCGGACCCTTTCCCTCGGGCAGCGGATGCTGTGCGACATCGCCGCTTCCTTCCTGCACAATCCGCAGATGGTGTTCCTCGACGAGCCGACCATCGGGCTGGATATTTCCATCAAGGCCAAGATCCGCTCGATGATCCTGGAATTGAACCGGACCCGGAACACCACCATCATCCTCACCACCCACGACCTGGGCGACGTCGAGGCGTTGTGCCGGCGGCTGATCATCATCGACAAAGGCAGAATTCTCTACGACGGGGATATCAAGAAGGTCCATGCGCTGTTCGGTGCGTACCGCACGCTGAAACTGCAAATCCGGGATTTTTCCGAAACCACCCTGGCCGCCTTGCAGGATCGACTGATTGGGAAATTCGGCGCCGAACACGGAATCGCCGTTGCCCAGACCGAGGAATTCTGGACCGATGTGACCATCGACCAAGCGCGCAACCCGCTGGCGGACATGCTGGCTTTCGTGATGTCGGCCTTTCTGGTGACGGACGTGCGGATCGTGGAAATATCGATGGAAAACGTCGTGAGAAAGATATACGACGGAGCGCTGCAATGAGGGGTTACCTCGCGTACCTGCGCGGTGCGATGATGGTCGGCGTCGTCTACCGGGCGGGTTTCCTGTTCATCGTGATCGGCAACGTCCTGTATATGATCATCGCCTATTTCCTCTGGCGCAGCATCTACGGGACCAATGCCGTGCTTCATGGGCTGACGTTTGATCAGGCGATTCTCTACGTCGCGCTCGGCAGCACCGTCTTTCTGTTGTTGAAAACCTACGCCGATTACGGCATGGCCGGGGATATCCGGAGCGGAGCGATCGCGATCTTCCTCACCAAACCGGTGGATTACCAATTCTATACGTTAGCCGTCAACCTCGGCTTCACCTCGACCACGATGATCTCGGTTACGATCCCGACCGTCCTCCTGATGATCCTGCTGCGAATCAGCATCCCGCTCGGGTGGGGCCTGCTGTTCTTCCCCCTCAGTCTGGCGCTGGCGTTCGTCATCAATTTTAACTTCGATTACATCATCGGATTGATGTCGTTCTACACCGAGGCGATCTGGGGAATGAGCACCACCAAGGAGATCATCATCGCCGTGCTGTCGGGCGCACTGCTGCCGCTGCAGTTCTTTCCGGAGGCGGTCCAGCGGGTTCTGATGTGGCTTCCGTTCCAGGCCATCTACTTCACGCCGCTGATGATGGTGACCCGGCCGGATCAGGAGTTGGCAGTGTTTCTGCGGATGATCGCCGTGCAGGCCTTCTGGCTGGGGGCGACCTACGCGCTCACCCGGCTGGTGTACACCCGGGCCGTCAAAGTCCTGCGGGTGGCGGGAGGCTAGGCGATGCGGACGATCGCAAGATACTTGCGGCTGTATTTCCTGATCGAGGCCCAGTACATCAAGGCCCAGATGCAGTACCGGGCGGATTTTTTCATCAGCTCGATCGGGATGTTCTTCAACAGCCTGATCACGCTCAGCGTTTTCGTCGTCCTGTTCGAAACCATTCCCAGCCTGGCGGGGTGGAGTCTGATTGAGCTGGTGTTCATCTACGCCTTCTATCTGATCGCCCTCTCCCCGATGCAGATCTTCTTCGACAACATCTGGTTCATCCGCTTCCAGGTGCAATCCGGGGATTTCCTGAAATATTATTTCCGCCCCTTGAACATGCTTTTCTACTACATGTCCGACCGGTTCGACATTAAAGGCCTTACCCAATTGGCGGCGGGCATAGCTCTGATGGTGTACGCCTCCGTCCAATTGCGGTTGGAATGGACGGCGGACAAGTTGTTGCTGCTGGGAATCGCGGTGTTCGGCGGATCGCTGGTGGTGATCGCCGTCGCCGTGACGGCGGGCTGCGCGGCCTTTTGGGTGATAAATTCCTACCCGATGCTGGCCTTGGCCTGGAAATTGCGCGAGTTCGCGCCGTATCCGATCACAATTTTCGACGGCGTGTTCCGCTTCCTCTTCACCTTCGTCATTCCAATCGGGTTCATCGCCTTCTATCCGGCGCAGTTCTTCCTCCGGCCCGGAGAAATATCGGCTTGGATTTATTTGAGTCCCATCATCGGGATCGGCCTGTTCGCGTTGATGTACCGGGTGTGGACCCTGGGGGTGAACAGTTACACCGGCACCGGATCGTAACCAAACGCGGAGTTCTTAGAATGCCTTTGTGCCTTCGTGGTTAGTAGACCACCAAGACACAAAGCCGCCAAGGTGAAGCGAAGGGATTTTCTTCGTGCCTTTGTGCTTTTATGGTTAGAAAACCACCAAGATACAAAGACAACAAGAGGAAGCGAAGGGGTTTTCTTCGTGCCTTTGTGCCTTCGTGGTTAGTAGACCACCAAGACACAAAGCCGCCAAGGTGAAGCGAAAGGGTTTTCTTCTTGCCTTCGTGGTTGGAAACCTGCCAAGACACAAAGACACCAAGGGGAAGCGAAGGGGTTTTCTTAATTTCTCCGTGATCTAGAAGAATCGTTACTATGACATTTCAGTTCTTGTAGTCCTTTAGTGTCCATTTCCTTATATCCGCATCCAATTCCATTTTTTAAGCTGAAAAATGGACTTTACTGCTACTTGCAGAATAAGAACAAATGTACTATAATGAAAAAGATATGGATTCCCTTGCTAAATTAACCGCGATTTCTCAAGATACCCAGGTAGAAGATCCCGAAGAATCCAACCGGAACCGTAACCCCGTCGCTTGCGATAACCTTCCCATCTACAACGCCGTCGTATCGGGTGGCGGATGCATCCGGTTGCTCAAATCACTGCTAACCTCCGTCTGCGAAAACAACTGCGCCTATTGTGGAATCCGTTGGGCCAGGGATTCCCGCCGGGTAACCTTCACACCGGATGAAATGGCGGATTTGTTCCTTCAACTTCAACGGATCGGGGCTTGCGAAGGGTTGTTCCTCAGCTCGGGAATTGCCGGAGGAGGGGTCCACACCCAAGACCGGCTCATCGCCGCGGCCGAAATCATCCGCCGCAGGGGGTATCAAGGCTATCTGCATCTGAAGATCATGCCCGGCGCGGAGCGGGGCCAGGTGGAGCAGGCCATGCGCCTGTCCAACCGCGTCTCGATCAACCTCGAAGCCCCCACCGCCGAAAGCCTGGCCTCCATAGCGCCAAAGAAACGCGCCGAAGTCCTGTTCGAACCGCTGCGCTGGATCGAGGACATCCGCCGGACCCAGGATCCGCGAGAAACCTGGAATGGCCGCTGGCCGTCCTCCAGCACCCAGTTCGTCGTCGGCGCGGCGGGGGAAAGCGACCGCGATCTCCTGCGAATGGCCCAGCGCCTGCGCCGCGAAGCCGGATTGGCCCGCGTCCATTATTCCCCCTTCGATCCCGCCGAAGGAACCCCGCTCGAGGAAGCGCCGCCGGAAAACCCTCTGCGCACCTTCCGGCTCTACCAGGCCGATTTTCTGATCCGCGATTACGGCTTCTCCGCCGAGGAATTGCTGGAAGAGAGGGATCGCCTGCCGCTGAACGTCGATCCGAAACTGGATTACGCGCGGGCGCATTTTTCGGATGCGCCGGTGGAAGTGAACCGGGCCGATCGGCTGGATCTGTTGCGGATCCCCGGCATCGGGCCGCAAACGGCGGCCCGGATCCTCAAAGCGCGTACGGGCGGCTCCCGCATCCGTTCGATCGAGGATCTCAAACGTTTAGGGATCAACACCCGGCGGATTTCCGAATTCATCCTGGTGGACGGGCGGAAGATCGGAAGCCAAATGAGGTTGTTCTAAGTGGGCGCTGAACAAGGCGGGAGAGGCCGTTGCGATACCCGGCCCGCCCGGCGGCCCGTCGGGAATGACTTCTCCTCCTGAGAACCCCCTCCTGACCCAAGCAGGGCGGGCTCCCCCGAACGGATACGCGGGGGGCGCTCGCACAGAAACCAGCCGGGTTTTTTTCCTCAGCCCTTGGCTGTTTAGGTTCTAGCCGGTCGTCGTCTGGCTCTTATCCGCCGATCCGTCCAGATCACACTTTGGCAGTACTGCGGCAACCCGGGAAACCTGAAAAATTAAGGTAAAATATCTGCAACTGCTCAAGTGTTACCGTCATAACGTTATCTCGACCAGCCGCCCTTCCCCTTCGTCATGCGTTGAAGGGAAAGGGCAAGCCGCTTCCGTGGATCTGTTTGCTTGCGGAATTGGGGGAACCCCCGTTCGTTCGCGGAGTTGTGGGAGGGGTGGGACGGCGAAAAAGAGGTTGAGCAGGAAAAATTTTAACAAATTTCCCAAAGGTGACGCATGGAGCGAAAAAACATCGTTGTCATCGGCGGCGGATTCGGCGGATTGGCGGCGGCCGTGCGTCTGGCGGCGCTCGGCCACCAAGTGACGATCTTCGAAAAGCGCGATAAGGCCGGGGGACGCGGGTATGTGTACGAGATCGACGGTTTCCAATTCGACGGCGGCCCGACGGTCATCACCGCGCCCTTTATGTTCGACGACATCTTCCGCGCCGCGGGCCGGCGGCGCGAGGATTACATCACCTTCGTATCCCTTTCCCCCTTCTACCGGATTTTCGACCACGAAAAGAAGGTTTTCAACTACAACGGCGATCCCGCATTCACCGCCGAACAGATCCGCGCTTGGAATCCGGCCGATGCGGAAGGCTACGCCCGATTCGTGCGCACCACCAAGCCGATCTTCGAAAAGGGTTTTTTGCAGTTGGCCGACAAACCCTTTCTGCACGTTTCCGACATGCTGCGCATCGCCCCCGAACTGATCGCGCTGCAAGCCTACCGCAGCGTGTACGGATACGTCTCCCGGTTCGTCCGCAACGAGTTCCTCCGCCGCTGCTTTTCCTTCCACCCCCTGTTGATCGGCGGCAATCCGTTTGATTCATCGGCGATTTACGCCATGATCCACTACCTCGAGCGCGAGTGGGGGGTGCATTTCGCCATGGGCGGGACCGGCGCCGTGATCCGCGGCCTGACGAAGCTGTTCGGCGAACTCGGAGGAACCCTGCATCTGAATTCGGAAGTCGCCGAGATCGTTGTCGACGGGCGAAGGGTGTCGGGCGTACGGCTGGCCGACGGCGCGTTCCATCCGGCCGACACCGTGGTGTGCAACGCGGAAGTGGCGGACGCCTATCTGCGCTTGCTCCCCCCCCGTCGGTCCTGGATCCGCTGGCGCATCCGGACGATGGAATATTCGATGTCGCTGTTCGTGATCTACTTCGGCACCAAGCGGCGCTATTTGGATTCGGGCCTGGCGCACCACAACATCATCCTCAGCCGCCGCTACAAAGGCCTGCTGGATGACATTTTCCGCCGGAAGGTCCTGGCGGAGGATTTTTCGCTGTACTTGCACATGCCGACAATCACCGATCCGTCGATCGCGCCGCCCGGCTGTGAGCTGTTCTACGTCCTTTCCCCGGTTCCGCATCTGGGCTCGGGGGTGGATTGGCGTCAGGCGGCCAAACCGTACCGGGACAGGATCATGGACTTCCTGGAAAAGAATTACCTGCCGGACCTGCAGCGCAACATCGTCGCCGAACATATGATCGACCCGCTCCATTTCCGGGATACGCTTAACAGCCACCTCGGCTCGGCCTTTTCCGTTCAGCCGACCCTGCCCCAATCCGCCTGGTTCCGCCCGCACAACCGCTCGGAAGATTATGACAATCTGTATTTCGTCGGAGCGGGGACCCACCCGGGCGCGGGTTTGCCGGGCGTGCTTTCCTCGGCGATCATCGCCGAACGGATGATTCGGGACGCGGGGTGAAAGTCCGATGACCGGAATCCGCGCTGTCCCGGCCGCCTCCGCGAACGCCGTCAACCTGGCTCACCGCCAGGCCGAACGCGTGATCCGCGAGCACTCGCGGACCTTCTACCTGGCTACCGGATTTCTTGCCGGCCGGGCCCGCCGTGCGGTCCGATCCTTGTACGGCTTCTGCCGCGCGACCGACGATTTGGTCGACCGCGGAAATGCGACGGTCGAGGACGTGGAGCGCTGGCGCGCACAGGTCGCGCTTCCCCCCGAACGGCAGACCGATCCGGTGCTGATCTCCTGGGCCGCCACCCGGGAGGAATTCGGCCTGGACCGCCGCTACGAACAGGAATTGATCGACGGCGTGCGGATGGACATCACCAAGCGCCGGTACGCAACCTGGGAAGAGCTGCAGCGGTATTGCTACCTGGTGGCGTCCACGGTCGGGCTGCTTTCGATCCCGGTCCTCGGGCTGGCGCCCGGGGCGGATCCGCAGCGCGCCGCCTTCTATGCCGTCCGGTTGGGGATCGCCCTCCAATTGACCAACATCCTCCGCGACGTGGCGGAGGACCTGGAGCGCGGACGGATCTATCTCCCGTTGGAGGACCTGCGCGCGCACGGCGTCTCCGAGAAGGATATCGAACGCCGGACCGTGGATGCCGATTTTACGGCCCTGCTGAGGTTTGAAATTGAGCGGGCCCGGGCGCTGTACCGGGAGGCATTGCCGGGGATCGCCCTCCTCAGCCGGGGCGCGCGCGCGGCCGTGGGCGCCGCGGCCCTCCTCTACCGGGGCATTCTCGATGAAATCGAAGCCTCCCGCTGCGATGTGTTTTCCAAGCGCGCGCATCTCACCGCCGCTAAAAAAATCCTGCGTCTGCCGGGGATTCTGCGGCGGGTCGCGTCGCTGCGGATGCCGCTCGAGGACGCGGCCGGATGACCGCCGGGGCGGGGGACGGCCGGCCGTACGATTTTCTCTTCGCCGGCGGCGGATTGGCCGGATTGAGTTTGGCGTGGAAAATTGTCCGCGGACCGTTTCCCAAGGCGCGCATTCTCCTGCTGGATAAAGAGCCGAAACGCAAGAACGACCGCACGTGGTGCTACTGGTCCGACGCGCCGGGGGATTTCGACTCGCTGGCCGAGCGGGTTTGGTCGGAGATGACCTTCGCCCATCCGCGCCTGTCTTGGAACATACCGCTCGGCTCTTTCCGCTACCGCATGATCCGCGGCGTCGATTTTTACCGTTTCCTGACCGGCGAACTGGCGCGGCATCCGAACGTATCTTGGGAATACGGGGACATCCGATCCGTCGCCGACGGGGCGGAAGGCGCGGAGGCGCTGGTGAACGGGAAGCGGTTCCGGGCGCGCTGGGCGTTCAACAGCCTGATCCGGCCGGGCGACGTCCCGATCGATTCCGGCCGGCACATTTTTCTCCAACAGCATTTTCTGGGGTGGGAAGTGGAGACCGACCGGGACGCGTTCGATCCGGACCGGTTCACCCTGTTCGATTTCCGCACTCCCCAGGACGGGGCGATGCGGTTCTTTTATGTTCTGCCCGGGAGCGCGCGCCGCGCGTTGGTGGAATACACGCTGTTTTCGCCGTCGGTGTTGGCGGAGGCGGACTATCAAGCCGCCATCCGCACTTACCTTCGGGAGGTGCTGGGCGTGGACCGCTACGAGGTCGTCGCCACGGAATTCGGCGTCATCCCGATGACGGACTACCGCTTCCCGCGCCGCCTGGGCCGGCACGTGCTGGCCATCGGCACCCGCGGCGGACGCGTCAAACCCTCCACCGGATTCGCCTTCCGCCGCATCCAGGCCGACACGGCGAACATCGTGCGCTCCCTGGAACGGCACGGCGATCCGTTCCACATTCCGCGGGATTCGACCCTGCACCGGAAATTCGACGCGACCATGTTGCGGATTTTGCGGCGGGATCCGGAGAGAATCTCCGACGTTTTTCTTGGAATGTTCGGGCGCAATCCGATCCGCAGGATTTTCCGTTTTCTGGACGAAGACATCGGCCTGATTGAGACGGTACGCTTGCTTTCCACGCTTCCGGCATCTCAATTTCTTCCGGCGTTCCTGGAATAGCCGTCGGACCTACTTCGCCGCGGCGTCCCCAAGTTGCGCCATCAGCTGCCGGACCTGCGATCGGTACCGGGTCAGCGCCTTGCGTCCTTTATCGGTCAGACGGTACAGCGTATGCGGCATCCGGCCGGCGAATTCCTTCTTGATTTCGATGTATCCGGCGTCCGCCAGCTTAATCGCATGGGCCGAAAGGTTGCCCTTGTTCAGACCCGTCGCGTTGAGCAGAAAAAGGAAGTCGGCGCTTTCGCATCCGGCCAGGGTGGCGACAATCGCCAGCCGCGCCGGTTCGTGGATCCAGCGGTCGAGTCCCGCAACCTGCGTGAAATCTTTCTCAGGTTTGGGCATACGGCAACCGAAGAACCCGCCGAAACGCAGTGATTCCGCTGATCAGGAGCAGGGCGGCCCATATCAGGCTGGGGAGGGAGGGGTTCCCATAGAACGGGGAAACATCCAGGAAGTGTTTCGGGCCTTCCAGATAGACGGCGTTCGTGGTGAGCAATTCGGCCGCGATGCACAGCCCGGATCCCGCGGCGGCGATCCACCGGTACCGGCGGATATCGAATTTTCTGCCGACAAGGTACATCACCCCGGCGAAGGAAACGATCATGAATACGCTGAACAGGTGAGGCCCGCCTCTCGCTTTCCAAAACAGGAACGCCAGTGCCAGGCATCCCAGGGCGTATGCGGCGGCGAAAATCAATCCGAAGCTCCGCCCGATCGGAAGGAAGAATGCGTGGCGCACGTCCCCCAACCGGGGCGCAACGAATCGCCGTTTTAACCCCGTGACCAGCAACCAAGCCAGGAAAATGTACGCAATCCAGACGGCCAGGAGTGCGGCCCCCCAAAACGCCACTTCGTTCTTCAGGGGATTGATTGGTTCCTTGGTGATGAAGGGCCAAGGCCAGGACCATGAGGGGAACGCCAAGGCGATTACCAACGGATACGTCCACAGCGCGGTGATCGCCCAAAAACCCGCCAGGGCCAGATCCCACAAGCCGTCAGCCCACCAAGCGCGGATCGAACGGCGGGTAAAGGCATCGGACGAAACGGAAGCGGTTCCGGTCGCAGCGGGCATAATTCACTCTCTTGTATACAGGTTTATAATGTATACTAGTATACGAAAAATATCCCCCGTGTCAAGGGGGTTGCGGAGGAGGGGCTCCGGGAGGGATTTAGCCGAAGCGGCCGGTGACGTAATCCTCGGTCTTTTTCATTTTGGGGGAGATGAACAGATCCCTTCCTTGCCCCCATTCCACCAAATCGCCCTGCAAGAAGAAGCCGGCCCAATCGGCCAGCCGCGCCGCCTGCTGGACGCTGTGCGGAACGATGACGATGGTGTATTTCTTCTTAATCGATTGAAGCGAATCCTCGACCTTCGCGGTGGAGATCGGATCCAGCCCCGAGGTCGGCTCGTCCAGCAGGATGACCTCCGGCTGGAGTGCCAGCACGCGGGCCAGGCACAGGCGTTGCTGCTGACCTCCCGAAATCGCGTGGGCCGGCTCGTCCAAGCGGTCCTTCATTTCCTCCCACAGCGCGGCCGCCTGCAGGCCCTCCTCGACCGCCCGGTCGAGGTTGCGGCGGCGCCGCTCCCCCGCGAGCCGCAATCCGTAGGTCATGTTTTCCCGGACGGTCATCGGCAGCGGCACCGGCTGGGCGAAGACCATTCCCACCCGCCGTCGGAGCGTCACCAAGTCCGCCGCCGGAGATAGGATGTTTTCCCCCTCGAGCAGGACTTTGCCGGAATATTGGGTTCCCTCCACCAGGTCGTTCAGCCGGTTGAAGGTGCGCAGGAGGGTGCTCTTTCCGCCGCCGGCCGGCCCAAAAAGGACGGTGATCGCGTTGCGCGGGATCTGCATCGAGATTTTATGGAGGGATTCGGTTCCGTCGGGGTATCGGACCGCGAGCTGTTCGACGTGGAATTTCGGAACCGACGAAGCATTCACCACTGCCGCCTCCGGCGGAAATAGCTGCGGATCACGGTGGCGACCGTGTTCATCGCCAGGACGAAAACCAGCAGCACCAGCGCGGTGCCGTATTGAATCCGGACCGGCATGCCCGGCACCTGGGTGGAGATGACGAACAGGTGATAGGGCAGGGCCATGGTTTCGTCGAGGATCGATTGCGGAAGGTGCGGCAGGAAGAACGACGCGCCGGTGAAGAGGATCGGGGCCGTTTCTCCGGCCGCGCGCTCCAAGCCGAGGATGATCCCGGTCAGGATCCCCGGCAGGGCTTGGGGCAGGACGACCCGCTGGATGGTCTGCCAGCGGGTGCCGCCCATGCTGATGCTCACCACGCGGAACGATTGCGGCACCGCGCGCAGGGCTTCCTCCGCGGTGGAAATGATCACCGGCAGGGTCATGATCGCCAGGGTCAGGCACGAGGCGAGGATCGAGGAGCCGAATCCCAGGAACAGCACGAACAGCGCCAGGCCGAACAAGCCGTATACGACGGAGGGAATCCCGGCCAGGTTGACGATGGCGATCCGGATCGTGCGGGTGAAGGTCGAATCCGGCGCGTACTCGGAAAGGTAGATCGCCGCCAGCAGCCCGATCGGGACGGCGATCACCGCGGTTCCCAGCGTGAGGTACAGGGTCCCGACGATCGCCGGCCAGATCCCGCCCTCGGTCATCCCGTTGCGTGGCATGGCGAGGAGGAACTCCGAAGTGATGGCGGGCCAGCCCTTCACCACGATAAAGGTGATGATCGTCAGGATCGCGAAAATCGTGAAGGCCATGACGGCCGTGAGCGCGGCGAAGGCGGTTCTCTGGGAGGCGGAGCGGGTCAGGCGCATCACGAAAGCATCCGTTCGGCGCGCTTCTTGGCGCGGAAGAGCATCGACGAGGCAATCAGGTTGACCAGGAAGGAGATCAGGAACAGGAGGATCGCCACCAGGAACAGCACGTGGTAGTGGGTGCTGCCGCTGGCCACCTCGCCCATTTCGGCGGCGATGGTGGCGGTCATCGTGCGGGCGGGGAAGAACAATCCGTCCCAGCGGATCTGGGGGGCGTTGCCGGTGACCATCATCACCGCCATCGTTTCGCCGATCGCCCGGCCGATTCCCAGCATCACCGCGGTCAGCACGCCCGAGCGCGCGGCCGGAAGCGTGACGCGCCAGATCGTCTGCCATTTGGTGGCGCCGAGGGCCAGCGCCCCGTCGCGGTAGCTTTTCGGGACGGCGTCCAGCGCGTCCTCGGCCACGGAGACGATCGTCGGCAGCGCCATCATCGCCAAGAGGATCGAGCCGGTGAGGGCGGTCAGCCCGGTGCTGAGGTTCAGGACCGTCCGGATCGCCGGCGCCAGGACGAGGAAGCCGAGAAAGCCCAGGACCACCGACGGCAGACCGGCCAGGATCTCGACGAACGGCTTGAGGATTTCGCGCATCCAGCGCGGGGCCACTTCGGCGATGTACACGGCGGTGGCGATCCCGAAGGGGATCGAGATCGCGGCCGCGCCGACGGTGACGACCAGCGAGCCGAAGATCAGCGGCAGGAGGCCGTACCGGCTTTCAATCGGGTACCAGCGCGCGCCCAACAGCGATTCCGGGGAGGTTTTGAACAAGCCCGGCAATCCCGCCTGCAGCAGGAAGACGAAAATCACCGCGACAAACAAGACGGCCGAATATCCGCAGGCGCGGATCAGAAGTTGGATGACGGCTTCGAATACATTACGGTGTCTGGCCATATGCCATGCCTGGGGAGCATCACCCGATCGGCACAAACCCCTTTTGTCCGACGATCTCCTGTGCCTGGGCGCTCAGGATCCAATTGAGGTATTCCTGGATCGCCCCGGCCGGTTCGCCGTTGGTGTACATATAGAGATCCCGGGAGACGGGGTAGGTTCCGTCGAGCGCGGTTTCCTTGCTCGGCGCCACGAACGGACCGGCGTCGGCGGTGGAGAGCCGGAGGATCTTGACCGCGTCGGTGACGTACCCCAGCCCGTCATACCCGATCGCATTCGGATTCTGACTCACCTCGGAGGTGATCACTTCCGACGAGGGCAGGAGCAGCGTGTCGGTGGAGAAGATCGCCGGGTCGTCTTTGCGCCCCAGCCGGATCACCGCTTCCAGGAAATACACATGAGTCCCGGAATTCACTTCCCGCGACACCCGCACGATCGGACGGTCCTCGCCGCCGACCTCCGCCCAGTTGTTGATTTTGCCGGTGAAGATGTCCGACACTTGCTGGAGCGTAAGCTGGTCGACGGGATTTGCGGGATGGATGATCACCGCGATCGCGTCGCGGGCGACGATGAATTCGTTCGGGGAAACGCCGTTTTTTTGCGCCTCCGCCAATTCTTCCCCGCTGATCGCCCGAGAGGCATTGGCGATATCCGTCGTACCCTGAATCAGGGAGGTCAACCCCACCCCGGAGCCGCCCCCCGAGACCGAGATCGATACCGTGGGGTCGACCACGGCATAGGCTTCCGCCCAGGCCAGTGCCAGGTTGACCAAAGTGTCGGAACCGCGGTTGATGATGATTTTGGAGTTTGTGGAGGAGGGGGAGTTGGGGAAAGAACAGGAGGAAACCGCAAGGCAGAGGAGTACCGGAAACCATCGCCAGACCCTTCTCATGTCCCCAATTGTAACAGAAACAAACGCGGATAACGCCAAAAAGATGGGGTAGAATTACCCCATGGCCAAGAGGAAGGTAAAATTCCTCATAGACGATCTGGATTTTCACTACGGCGATTTTGAGGCGCTGGACGACGTCTCCATGGAAATCGCCGAACGGGAGATCACCGCGCTGATCGGTCCGTCCGGTTGCGGGAAAAGCACGTTCCTGCGCTGCCTCAACCGGATGAACGACACCATTCCCAATACCCGGGTGGAGGGGAAAATCCTCCTCGACGGGGAGGACATTTATTCCCCGGATCTGGACGTGGCGGTACTTCGGCGCCGGGTGGGGATGGTTTTCCAAAAACCCAATCCCTTTCCCAAGTCCATCTTCGACAATATCGCCTTCGGCCCCCAAGTCCTCGGGCTGGACCGGCATGTCAACCTGTCGGAACGGGTGGAGCAGTCCCTGCGGCGGGCGGCTCTGTGGGAAGAAGTCAAGGACCACCTGCAGGAGTCGGCCCTGGGCCTCTCGCTCGGCCAGCAGCAGCGGCTGTGCATCGCCCGGGTGCTGGCCGTGGAGCCGGAGGTCATTTTGATGGACGAGCCGTGTTCGGCGCTGGATCCGATCGCGACCATGCGGATCGAGGAACTGATGCATGAGCTGGTGTCCGAGTACACCATCGTAATCGTCACCCACAATATGCAGCAGGCGGCCAGGGTTTCCCACAAAACAGGCCTGTTTTGGCTTGGGGAGCTGGTCGAGTTCGGAAATACCAAGAAGATTTTCACCCGCCCGTCCCATAAGCAGACCGAGGACTATGTAACCGGAAGATCGGGATAAAGGAATTTTTAATCCAAAACTAAGTGGATTTTCTGCAATTCTTCCTTATACTTAATTCAGGCGGTCAATACAGGT encodes:
- a CDS encoding radical SAM protein gives rise to the protein MLKSLLTSVCENNCAYCGIRWARDSRRVTFTPDEMADLFLQLQRIGACEGLFLSSGIAGGGVHTQDRLIAAAEIIRRRGYQGYLHLKIMPGAERGQVEQAMRLSNRVSINLEAPTAESLASIAPKKRAEVLFEPLRWIEDIRRTQDPRETWNGRWPSSSTQFVVGAAGESDRDLLRMAQRLRREAGLARVHYSPFDPAEGTPLEEAPPENPLRTFRLYQADFLIRDYGFSAEELLEERDRLPLNVDPKLDYARAHFSDAPVEVNRADRLDLLRIPGIGPQTAARILKARTGGSRIRSIEDLKRLGINTRRISEFILVDGRKIGSQMRLF
- a CDS encoding transcriptional regulator, with product MPKPEKDFTQVAGLDRWIHEPARLAIVATLAGCESADFLFLLNATGLNKGNLSAHAIKLADAGYIEIKKEFAGRMPHTLYRLTDKGRKALTRYRSQVRQLMAQLGDAAAK
- a CDS encoding ABC-2 family transporter protein; this encodes MRTIARYLRLYFLIEAQYIKAQMQYRADFFISSIGMFFNSLITLSVFVVLFETIPSLAGWSLIELVFIYAFYLIALSPMQIFFDNIWFIRFQVQSGDFLKYYFRPLNMLFYYMSDRFDIKGLTQLAAGIALMVYASVQLRLEWTADKLLLLGIAVFGGSLVVIAVAVTAGCAAFWVINSYPMLALAWKLREFAPYPITIFDGVFRFLFTFVIPIGFIAFYPAQFFLRPGEISAWIYLSPIIGIGLFALMYRVWTLGVNSYTGTGS
- a CDS encoding squalene/phytoene synthase family protein, which encodes MTGIRAVPAASANAVNLAHRQAERVIREHSRTFYLATGFLAGRARRAVRSLYGFCRATDDLVDRGNATVEDVERWRAQVALPPERQTDPVLISWAATREEFGLDRRYEQELIDGVRMDITKRRYATWEELQRYCYLVASTVGLLSIPVLGLAPGADPQRAAFYAVRLGIALQLTNILRDVAEDLERGRIYLPLEDLRAHGVSEKDIERRTVDADFTALLRFEIERARALYREALPGIALLSRGARAAVGAAALLYRGILDEIEASRCDVFSKRAHLTAAKKILRLPGILRRVASLRMPLEDAAG
- a CDS encoding ABC-2 family transporter protein, coding for MRGYLAYLRGAMMVGVVYRAGFLFIVIGNVLYMIIAYFLWRSIYGTNAVLHGLTFDQAILYVALGSTVFLLLKTYADYGMAGDIRSGAIAIFLTKPVDYQFYTLAVNLGFTSTTMISVTIPTVLLMILLRISIPLGWGLLFFPLSLALAFVINFNFDYIIGLMSFYTEAIWGMSTTKEIIIAVLSGALLPLQFFPEAVQRVLMWLPFQAIYFTPLMMVTRPDQELAVFLRMIAVQAFWLGATYALTRLVYTRAVKVLRVAGG
- the crtI gene encoding phytoene desaturase; translated protein: MERKNIVVIGGGFGGLAAAVRLAALGHQVTIFEKRDKAGGRGYVYEIDGFQFDGGPTVITAPFMFDDIFRAAGRRREDYITFVSLSPFYRIFDHEKKVFNYNGDPAFTAEQIRAWNPADAEGYARFVRTTKPIFEKGFLQLADKPFLHVSDMLRIAPELIALQAYRSVYGYVSRFVRNEFLRRCFSFHPLLIGGNPFDSSAIYAMIHYLEREWGVHFAMGGTGAVIRGLTKLFGELGGTLHLNSEVAEIVVDGRRVSGVRLADGAFHPADTVVCNAEVADAYLRLLPPRRSWIRWRIRTMEYSMSLFVIYFGTKRRYLDSGLAHHNIILSRRYKGLLDDIFRRKVLAEDFSLYLHMPTITDPSIAPPGCELFYVLSPVPHLGSGVDWRQAAKPYRDRIMDFLEKNYLPDLQRNIVAEHMIDPLHFRDTLNSHLGSAFSVQPTLPQSAWFRPHNRSEDYDNLYFVGAGTHPGAGLPGVLSSAIIAERMIRDAG
- a CDS encoding ATP-binding cassette domain-containing protein, which gives rise to MPLIQIENLTKHFRILNRREGLRGAVRDLFSGDYRTVKAVDGISFDIEPGEIVGYIGPNGAGKSTTVKMMTGILKPTGGILKVNGLPPYENRIRQAMIMGVVFGQRTQLWWDLPVIESFKILREVYRIDQKMFDEHLGMFNELVGLKALHSQQVRTLSLGQRMLCDIAASFLHNPQMVFLDEPTIGLDISIKAKIRSMILELNRTRNTTIILTTHDLGDVEALCRRLIIIDKGRILYDGDIKKVHALFGAYRTLKLQIRDFSETTLAALQDRLIGKFGAEHGIAVAQTEEFWTDVTIDQARNPLADMLAFVMSAFLVTDVRIVEISMENVVRKIYDGALQ